Proteins found in one Methanospirillum hungatei JF-1 genomic segment:
- a CDS encoding transcription elongation factor Spt5, whose translation MENEHRLTRIFAVKTTNRAERSVADNIDKAVRDADNDIRVMSVIVPDELKGYVLVETDEPIARVQELMEHVPSARTVLPGVTTLEEVGHYLIPKPAVSGIDEGTIVELINGPFKGEKAVVKRVDASKEEITVELYESVLPIPITVRGDHVRVIDRGEDDS comes from the coding sequence ATGGAGAATGAACACCGTCTTACCCGCATTTTCGCGGTAAAGACCACAAACCGGGCAGAACGGTCGGTCGCAGACAATATCGACAAGGCGGTGCGGGACGCGGATAATGATATCCGGGTTATGTCAGTTATTGTCCCTGACGAACTGAAAGGATATGTTCTGGTAGAGACCGATGAGCCGATCGCCAGGGTCCAGGAACTGATGGAACATGTTCCCAGTGCGCGCACTGTCCTACCAGGAGTTACCACCCTGGAAGAAGTCGGTCACTACCTGATACCAAAACCGGCAGTCAGTGGCATTGACGAAGGGACGATTGTTGAACTTATCAATGGTCCGTTCAAGGGAGAAAAAGCGGTAGTCAAGCGTGTAGACGCCTCAAAAGAGGAGATTACCGTTGAGCTGTATGAAAGTGTTCTGCCGATTCCTATCACGGTTCGGGGTGACCATGTCAGGGTCATCGACCGTGGTGAGGACGACTCATAA